TGGGGAAGCCGCAGCTCTGGTTGCTGCCGGCGGATGGCGGTGAAGCGCGCCAGCTCACCTGGGCACGATGGGGCGCCGGCGATCCCACCTGGTCGCCGGACGGCGACGTCATCGTCTACGCGGCAGAGGTCGGTGAGCCGGATGATCCGGAGGCGGAGGACGCCGGCCTGCACGAGAAGCGCGTGCCCGCCGTCCGCAGAATCGACCGTCTCTGGACTCGTCTGGACGGCAAGGGCTGGATTTACGAACGCCGCTCGCACCTCTTCCGAATCCGCAGCGACGGCGGCCAACCCGAGCAACTGACCGACGGCGATTGGGACGACGGCTCGCCGGCATTCTCGCCCGACGGTCGATGCATCGCCTTCACCTCTGACCGAATCGAGGACCGATGGACCTGGCCCGGCAATGACATGTGGGTGCTCGATCTGTCCTCTAACCGGCTCACTCGTCTCACCGATGAGACGCTCGTCACCGGCCCACCCGCCTGGTCGCCAGACGGCCGGTCGATCGCGTTTGCGGCGTCGGTGCGCCGGCATGCGGACGGCTACACCGACCTGATGGTGGTCGATAGCGGCGGTGGCTCCGCTCGCCGGCTCACCGAGCATTTCGATCCGACCTTCGAGGACAGCTGCATCGACGATCAGCGCGTCGGGCACGGCGGCCCGCATCCGTGCTGGTCGTCAGACGGCAAGGAAATTTACACGCAAGCGTCGGGGCGCGGTAGCACCCAGCTGCTCGCCGTCCCGCTGGCGACGGGGAAACCGCGTGTTGTCGTCGGCGGGCAGCGGCGCGTCTATGCCTTCAGCATGGATCGGGAACGGCGCCGGGTGGCTCTCGTGAGCTCGGACCCGGGAATCCCCGGCGACCTCTTCAGCTGGGAACTGGTGGAGGGTGGACGAGAGCGCCGCCTCACCGACCTGAATGCCAGCCTCTTCAAGGAGGTTACGCTGGCCCGGCCGGAGGAATTCACCTTCAAAGGTGCCGGCGGTTGGGACATCCAGGGATGGGTCATGCGGCCGTCAGGCGGCGGCGACCGGCCGCCCGCCGTGCTCGAGATCCACGGCGGGCCGACGGCGATGTATGGCTGGAGCTTCTTCTTCGAGTTTCAGCTGCTCGCCTCGCATGGTTACGCGGTGCTGTTCACCAATCCTCGCGGCAGCTCCGGATACGGCCGCGCCTTCTCGAAGGCCGTCGTCAACGACTGGGGTGGCAAGGATTATGAGGACCTGATGGCCGGCGTCGACACTGCCATCGAGCGCGGCTGGGTGGACGGCAGCCGGATGGGAGTTGGCGGTGGAAGCTACGGCGGCTACATGACCAACTGGGCGGTCAGCCACACCAACCGCTTCAAAGCGGCGGTCACGATGCGCTGCGTGAGCAACCTGGCGGGGATGTTCGGCTACTCGGACCTGGGATGGTTCTTGATCGATGATTTCATGGGCGCGGTCCCCTGGAAAGACCTCGATCGTCTTGCGGAACGGTCACCGATCACCTACGTCGACCGCATCCAGACCCCGCTGCTCATCCTTCACAGCGACCAGGACCTGCGCTGCCCGATCGAGGAAGGCGAGCAGATGTTCACGGCGCTCAAGTTCCTTGGCCGCGAGGTCAGAATGGTCCGCTTCGAGGGCCAGACCCATGACCTGTCGCGCAACGGCCATCCGCGCTCGCGCGTCATCCGCCTGCGGCACATCGTCTCGTGGTTCATCTCCCACATTCGCACCGAGGCCATCCGGCCCAAAGGGGAGCTGGCGAGAGCCGGTGCCGCCGGAGAGTAGAGGGCAAAAGAAAGGGCCACCCAACGGGGTGGCCCCTTGGTGCTCGGGTCGCGTTAGCTGGTGGCGGGAACCGGTTGCGGGAGTTCCGCGAACATCTTGAACGACTCCTCGCGCAGCTTCTGGTAGTAGTCGAGGCCGGTCCCGGCGGGGATCAGCTTGCCGATGATCACGTTCTCCTTCAGGCCACGGAGCCGGTCGACCTTTCCCGAGATCGCCGCCTCGGTAAGCACGCGGGTCGTCTCCTGGAAGGATGCCGCCGACAGCCAGCTCGCGGTGTTGAGCGCGGCCTTGATCAGGCCGAGCAGCACAGTCTGGGCCACCGACGGGTCGCCGCCTTCTGCCAGGACCTTCGCGTTGGCTTCCTCGTACTCCCACTGGGATACGATTTCGCCCGGCAGCAGGTCGGTGTCACCGGCGGTGTCGACGCGGACCTTCCGCATCATCTGGCGGATGATCACCTCGATGTGCTT
This DNA window, taken from Candidatus Dormiibacterota bacterium, encodes the following:
- a CDS encoding S9 family peptidase, with protein sequence MTRRLEPDDLYAIKLVEDPQITPDGERIAYVVVEIDRSSYEYHRSIWVAPTGTGTPRPYTAGDNDTTPRWSPDGRSLVFVRAPAGEVKPKNEEERDRGVGKPQLWLLPADGGEARQLTWARWGAGDPTWSPDGDVIVYAAEVGEPDDPEAEDAGLHEKRVPAVRRIDRLWTRLDGKGWIYERRSHLFRIRSDGGQPEQLTDGDWDDGSPAFSPDGRCIAFTSDRIEDRWTWPGNDMWVLDLSSNRLTRLTDETLVTGPPAWSPDGRSIAFAASVRRHADGYTDLMVVDSGGGSARRLTEHFDPTFEDSCIDDQRVGHGGPHPCWSSDGKEIYTQASGRGSTQLLAVPLATGKPRVVVGGQRRVYAFSMDRERRRVALVSSDPGIPGDLFSWELVEGGRERRLTDLNASLFKEVTLARPEEFTFKGAGGWDIQGWVMRPSGGGDRPPAVLEIHGGPTAMYGWSFFFEFQLLASHGYAVLFTNPRGSSGYGRAFSKAVVNDWGGKDYEDLMAGVDTAIERGWVDGSRMGVGGGSYGGYMTNWAVSHTNRFKAAVTMRCVSNLAGMFGYSDLGWFLIDDFMGAVPWKDLDRLAERSPITYVDRIQTPLLILHSDQDLRCPIEEGEQMFTALKFLGREVRMVRFEGQTHDLSRNGHPRSRVIRLRHIVSWFISHIRTEAIRPKGELARAGAAGE